One segment of Chionomys nivalis chromosome 1, mChiNiv1.1, whole genome shotgun sequence DNA contains the following:
- the Id2 gene encoding DNA-binding protein inhibitor ID-2 isoform X1, with product MKAFSPVRSVRKNSLSDHGLGISRSKTPVDDPMSLLYNMNDCYSKLKELVPSIPQNKKVTKMEILQHVIDYILDLQIALDSHPTIVSLHHQRPAQNQASRTPLTTLNTDISILSLQASEFPSELMSNDSKVLCG from the exons ATGAAAGCCTTCAGTCCGGTGAGGTCCGTTAGGAAAAACAGCCTGTCGGACCACGGCTTGGGCATCTCCCGGAGCAAAACCCCGGTGGACGACCCGATGAGCCTTCTCTACAACATGAACGACTGCTACTCCAAGCTCAAGGAACTGGTGCCCAGCATCCCGCAAAACAAGAAGGTGACCAAGATGGAAATCCTGCAGCACGTCATCGACTACATCTTGGACCTGCAGATCGCCCTGGACTCGCACCCCACGATCGTCAGCCTGCACCATCAGAGACCTGCACAGAACCAGGCGTCCAGGACGCCGCTGACCACCCTGAACACGGACATCAGCATTCTGTCTTTACAG gcgTCTGAATTCCCTTCTGAGCTTATGTCGAATGATAGCAAAGTACTCTGTGGCTGA
- the Id2 gene encoding DNA-binding protein inhibitor ID-2 isoform X2: MKAFSPVRSVRKNSLSDHGLGISRSKTPVDDPMSLLYNMNDCYSKLKELVPSIPQNKKVTKMEILQHVIDYILDLQIALDSHPTIVSLHHQRPAQNQASRTPLTTLNTDISILSLQENKLNGPF; the protein is encoded by the exons ATGAAAGCCTTCAGTCCGGTGAGGTCCGTTAGGAAAAACAGCCTGTCGGACCACGGCTTGGGCATCTCCCGGAGCAAAACCCCGGTGGACGACCCGATGAGCCTTCTCTACAACATGAACGACTGCTACTCCAAGCTCAAGGAACTGGTGCCCAGCATCCCGCAAAACAAGAAGGTGACCAAGATGGAAATCCTGCAGCACGTCATCGACTACATCTTGGACCTGCAGATCGCCCTGGACTCGCACCCCACGATCGTCAGCCTGCACCATCAGAGACCTGCACAGAACCAGGCGTCCAGGACGCCGCTGACCACCCTGAACACGGACATCAGCATTCTGTCTTTACAG GAGAACAAGTTGAATggacctttttaa